CGGCGGCATCCACGATTTTCTGCGTTCCGGTAAAGAACGGATGGCAGTTGGCGCAAATTTCTACGGTCATATCGCCTTTTGTCGTGCGAGTTTTATAAGTGGCCCCGCAAACGCAGGTGATTGTCGCTTCGTTATATTCAGGATGCAGTGCGGCTTTCATATATTACTCCAGAGTAGGGTACAAAAATCCAGAGGCCTTTCCCTGTCAACTCTTATAGTCTCCGACCGCAGCATTGAATTTCCGGGACGGGGCTCTTTTTTTTTATACAGAATGCCCTGAGACTGACCTATTCAAGTATGCACTACGCACAAATTCCATCGACCTCTATGTCAGTTCAGCTTCACTACCCGGCGCTCCGCTGGTCGCCGGCAGGCTCGCTGGACATCCTGTTGCCGGCCATGCATCTGCACAAATTGACCCTCCTCCGTGAAGATCCAATGTGCATGAATTCGCTCGTGCGGACGTGGATCGGCCGATACCGCAATCGGCTGCTGCGTGCTGCGTGTGAAACACCAGAATGTCCGCCGTATCATTCCTACGGTGTTCTACGATCCCGATATCAAAAACAGGGCTTGAATCTGCATCGAATTTCGATAAGAGTTGAGGAAGAGGTATGGCTGGAGCTGAAGATTCTCAGTCTGACAGCGCGGTGCTCGATGAGCCTGATCATGGTATTGATGGTTCAGTGGGAGTACGCCCGGCGCTACAAATTCGGGCTGCGTGGCTGGGATGTCTGTGTCGAGGGTTATGTCGGAACTCCGACAAAAAGTCGGGTCCGCCTGTCTTTCAATGAAAAGACCCGAATTTACAAGATTTTTGCCTATTTCTCGAAAGCCACCCCGCTCACACTACCTCACTGGTACCGTCCGCCGCCCTGACAGGCACTCAAAACCTGAACCCTACCTGAAAACTCCCCCAGCGATGCCAGGTAGGATACCCGTTCTCGGCCAGAAAATCCGACGGACCTGTACTG
This region of Leptonema illini DSM 21528 genomic DNA includes:
- the rpmE gene encoding 50S ribosomal protein L31; this encodes MKAALHPEYNEATITCVCGATYKTRTTKGDMTVEICANCHPFFTGTQKIVDAAGRVERFKKKFKMK